One stretch of Pseudomonadota bacterium DNA includes these proteins:
- a CDS encoding methyl-accepting chemotaxis protein: MLSNILSKFTIKSKILALFGFGLAVTAIVSSIAIYSLGQIGTEIKNVAEKDIPLTKILTNITVHQLEQAIYFEKASRFAKDASTSTTAQKDYSESKKSFLKMAKKVEGEILKGEELAEKVIKESKDHIIIEEFEKVLVALKKIEKEHAEFDKHIEEVFAYFDERNFTSADRLLPKVVEEEKQLIVELEELLAEVIQFTEKAALEAEHHEQSALMNLIIVAVLGAIMSIIFSFAIIFAIIRPIAKMQVAMGNMAEGNKAEIPSLESKDEIGDIARSLRGIDKIGQKALQVQAALDNSSSPVMMADSKNIISYMNHAARKMFEKVQGEIKKEITDFNPEKLLGTPIDAFDKNPDTKSSNLVGLTKAYETTLKMGSCIFDLVANPITSNDGERLGTVVEWRDVTELRAEEERKKAKADEDAKIAAENARIKISLDCVSSNVMIADSENTIIYMNPAVFKMMETAEADIRKDLPKFDSSNLIGVSIDEFHKNPSHQQNMLKDLSSTYETSINVGGRIFDLVANPVVSEEGERLGTVVEWKDVTQERTIEGEVAEIVKAAGAGDFTKRLETAGREGFMLTLSQGMNQIGETAHQGLSETVKVIKSLAEGDLRKTMNGEYQGSFDEIKQALNATIDQLKSTVGSIKESASSVNSASSEISSGSKDLSERTEQQASTLEQTAASMEEITGAVRQNTENSNNANDLANKAKEVATEGGSMVEKAVEAMTKITQSSQKISDIIGVIDDIAFQTNLLALNAAVEAARAGDAGKGFAVVASEVRSLAGRSASASKDIKALILESSDQVKTGSDLVNKSGDTLKNIVASITEVANIISEIASASSQQATGIEEINSAVAQMDEMTQQNAALVEENTAAAQSLVDQAYELEDMMKFFSLDEEEGAADKKPQTKKAANESKTTEKKSAPKLKTEEKHRTEAKPEAKKESPKKKAAGGKYDQEWEEF; the protein is encoded by the coding sequence ATGCTGTCGAATATTTTGTCAAAATTTACTATAAAATCAAAAATATTAGCCTTATTTGGCTTTGGTTTAGCGGTTACAGCCATTGTATCTTCTATTGCGATTTATTCTCTAGGACAAATCGGAACTGAGATAAAAAATGTTGCTGAGAAGGACATTCCTCTTACTAAAATACTGACGAACATAACTGTTCATCAGCTGGAACAAGCAATATATTTTGAAAAAGCAAGTCGATTTGCTAAGGATGCAAGCACTAGCACCACGGCACAAAAGGATTATAGCGAATCTAAAAAATCATTCCTTAAAATGGCAAAAAAAGTCGAGGGTGAGATATTAAAAGGGGAGGAACTTGCAGAAAAGGTCATAAAAGAATCAAAAGATCATATAATAATAGAAGAATTTGAGAAGGTACTTGTCGCTTTAAAAAAGATAGAAAAAGAACATGCAGAATTTGATAAACATATTGAAGAAGTTTTTGCTTATTTTGACGAAAGAAACTTTACCTCTGCCGATAGATTATTGCCAAAAGTTGTAGAGGAAGAAAAACAGCTTATCGTTGAACTTGAAGAGCTATTGGCCGAAGTAATACAATTCACTGAAAAGGCAGCTTTGGAAGCCGAGCATCATGAACAATCGGCTTTGATGAATCTTATTATAGTTGCCGTTCTGGGTGCTATTATGAGCATTATATTTTCGTTTGCGATTATATTCGCCATTATCCGCCCTATTGCAAAAATGCAAGTAGCTATGGGTAATATGGCCGAAGGCAACAAAGCTGAAATTCCTTCTTTAGAATCCAAAGATGAAATTGGTGATATTGCCAGATCATTGCGTGGAATAGATAAAATTGGCCAGAAAGCTTTGCAGGTTCAGGCCGCTTTAGATAACTCTTCAAGTCCGGTTATGATGGCAGATTCAAAGAATATTATTTCATATATGAATCATGCAGCACGAAAAATGTTTGAGAAGGTGCAGGGAGAAATCAAAAAAGAAATCACAGATTTTAACCCTGAAAAGCTTTTAGGTACGCCAATAGATGCTTTTGATAAAAACCCTGACACTAAAAGTTCAAATCTTGTTGGCTTAACGAAAGCTTACGAAACAACCCTTAAGATGGGAAGCTGTATTTTCGATTTAGTTGCTAACCCTATCACTAGCAATGATGGTGAGCGTCTAGGTACTGTTGTTGAATGGCGGGATGTTACGGAGCTTCGTGCTGAGGAAGAGCGCAAGAAAGCAAAGGCTGACGAAGATGCAAAAATTGCAGCAGAGAATGCGCGTATCAAGATTTCACTTGATTGCGTGTCATCCAATGTGATGATTGCAGATAGCGAAAACACGATTATTTATATGAACCCTGCCGTTTTTAAAATGATGGAAACAGCGGAGGCTGATATTAGAAAAGACCTGCCTAAGTTTGATTCCAGCAATTTAATTGGAGTTTCTATTGATGAGTTCCATAAAAATCCTTCTCATCAACAAAATATGCTTAAAGATTTATCATCGACTTATGAGACCTCAATAAATGTTGGTGGACGTATATTTGACCTTGTAGCCAACCCTGTGGTAAGTGAAGAAGGTGAGCGTCTTGGTACTGTTGTTGAGTGGAAAGATGTTACGCAGGAAAGAACTATCGAAGGTGAGGTAGCAGAAATAGTCAAAGCTGCCGGAGCCGGAGACTTTACCAAAAGATTGGAAACTGCTGGCAGAGAAGGCTTTATGTTAACCCTATCTCAAGGCATGAACCAGATTGGAGAAACGGCGCATCAGGGCTTGAGTGAAACTGTTAAGGTTATAAAATCTCTGGCTGAAGGAGACTTGAGAAAAACCATGAATGGTGAGTATCAAGGCTCGTTTGATGAAATCAAGCAAGCTTTAAACGCAACTATTGACCAATTAAAAAGTACTGTAGGAAGCATTAAAGAGTCTGCAAGTTCTGTGAATTCTGCATCTTCTGAAATTTCATCCGGAAGTAAAGATTTATCTGAACGTACCGAGCAACAAGCCTCAACATTAGAGCAAACAGCAGCTTCCATGGAAGAGATAACCGGTGCAGTAAGGCAGAACACAGAGAACTCTAATAATGCAAATGACCTTGCTAATAAAGCCAAAGAAGTTGCTACAGAAGGCGGTTCGATGGTTGAAAAAGCCGTTGAAGCAATGACAAAAATAACCCAATCATCCCAAAAGATATCTGATATTATCGGGGTTATTGATGATATCGCATTCCAGACCAACCTGCTGGCGTTAAACGCTGCCGTAGAAGCAGCTCGTGCCGGTGATGCAGGAAAAGGCTTTGCGGTTGTAGCATCAGAAGTAAGGTCGCTGGCGGGACGTTCTGCATCTGCTTCCAAGGATATCAAAGCGTTGATACTGGAAAGCTCTGATCAGGTAAAAACCGGCTCTGATCTTGTTAATAAATCGGGCGACACATTAAAAAATATCGTTGCCTCTATAACAGAAGTAGCAAATATCATTTCTGAAATTGCTTCCGCAAGTTCACAGCAGGCAACAGGCATTGAGGAAATTAATTCTGCTGTTGCTCAAATGGATGAGATGACCCAGCAAAATGCCGCATTAGTTGAAGAAAATACCGCAGCAGCACAGTCGCTTGTAGATCAGGCATATGAACTTGAGGACATGATGAAGTTCTTTAGCCTTGATGAAGAGGAAGGGGCTGCTGATAAGAAGCCTCAAACCAAAAAAGCGGCTAATGAGTCTAAAACAACAGAGAAGAAATCTGCCCCAAAGCTAAAAACGGAAGAAAAGCACAGAACTGAAGCCAAACCTGAAGCTAAGAAAGAATCCCCTAAGAAGAAAGCTGCAGGTGGTAAGTATGATCAGGAATGGGAAGAATTTTAG
- a CDS encoding HD domain-containing protein, translating into MSNANKEELVSSKEFIKNHDYFKRSEGITQILPQNISIRDVGAMYSPIKADFQEGIKRFETQLKKLPISRIKSNENVDSFLNRYLEIRSSQERNSKLSLDLSNVSEMMEGKDNTKNNRKKHSLEVASIAKELGKKLKLTEEDILTAEITSLCHDLGHAPYGHSGQKAISSKLKSMGLNEYLSDDNLQALDKAKEMGVDDRVMQALIYHDGKPIKDVEHRYNANNLQPYFHKFINDREKAPSIAAQVAAISDDIANDSRDIVDIYKAGVRKTVFAIWTKKQLIYCWKNLWFRKPQRERNTH; encoded by the coding sequence ATGAGTAATGCAAATAAAGAAGAGTTAGTATCTTCAAAGGAATTTATTAAAAATCACGATTACTTCAAAAGGTCTGAAGGCATAACACAAATTCTTCCTCAAAATATTTCAATAAGAGATGTGGGAGCTATGTACTCTCCTATAAAAGCAGACTTCCAAGAGGGTATAAAAAGATTTGAAACACAACTAAAGAAATTACCAATATCTAGAATCAAATCCAATGAAAATGTTGATTCTTTTCTCAATAGATATCTTGAGATCCGTAGTTCGCAAGAACGGAATAGCAAGTTATCACTCGATTTATCTAATGTAAGCGAAATGATGGAAGGAAAAGACAATACGAAAAATAATCGTAAAAAGCATTCGTTAGAAGTTGCTTCAATAGCAAAAGAACTAGGTAAAAAGCTTAAATTAACCGAGGAAGATATTTTAACAGCAGAGATAACATCTTTATGTCATGATTTAGGTCACGCACCTTATGGTCATTCTGGGCAAAAAGCTATCTCAAGCAAATTAAAATCTATGGGGCTTAACGAATATCTTTCAGATGATAATTTACAAGCTCTAGATAAAGCCAAAGAAATGGGAGTCGATGATAGAGTGATGCAGGCACTAATCTATCACGATGGTAAGCCTATTAAAGATGTTGAGCACAGGTATAATGCAAATAATCTACAGCCATATTTCCATAAATTCATAAATGACAGAGAAAAAGCTCCTTCTATCGCCGCACAAGTTGCAGCAATATCAGATGATATTGCAAACGACTCAAGAGACATAGTTGATATTTATAAAGCAGGAGTGAGAAAAACCGTTTTTGCGATATGGACGAAGAAGCAATTAATATATTGCTGGAAAAATCTCTGGTTCCGAAAACCACAAAGAGAGAGAAATACGCATTAA
- a CDS encoding TIGR02281 family clan AA aspartic protease, giving the protein MSEDQSAQLIHSLLLLVLLASGLIFHFRNRLGMAVKYAGIWISVIMVMVLLYSYKHDFSDFKERLLSSLSPSTVINNDDGSISVKASQDGHFYINTEINGQSVRFMVDTGASDIVINKSTAEKIGIDLNRLQYINTYYTANGKVRGAPVRLESIKVGNYTINDIRASVNEADMNKSLLGMSFLNKLNGYEVKNDTLTLWP; this is encoded by the coding sequence ATGAGCGAAGACCAGTCGGCACAACTTATACACTCATTATTATTACTAGTGCTATTAGCCTCAGGTTTAATATTCCACTTCAGGAACAGGTTGGGAATGGCAGTTAAATATGCCGGAATATGGATATCGGTAATCATGGTAATGGTGCTGTTATATAGCTATAAACATGATTTTTCTGATTTTAAGGAAAGACTTTTATCGTCTTTGTCACCTTCTACGGTAATAAACAATGATGACGGCTCAATAAGTGTTAAAGCATCTCAAGACGGACATTTTTATATAAATACCGAGATAAACGGACAAAGTGTACGGTTTATGGTAGATACGGGTGCAAGTGATATCGTCATTAATAAAAGCACCGCTGAAAAAATCGGGATAGATTTAAACAGACTTCAATATATTAATACATATTATACCGCTAATGGTAAGGTAAGGGGTGCACCTGTCAGGCTGGAAAGTATTAAGGTTGGAAACTATACTATAAATGACATTCGTGCGTCGGTGAATGAAGCTGACATGAATAAATCATTACTGGGTATGAGCTTTTTAAATAAGCTGAACGGTTATGAGGTAAAAAACGATACGTTAACCCTTTGGCCTTGA
- a CDS encoding chemotaxis protein CheW, with protein MNNDTSTALAEGASNVTEENTDNILKFLTFTIDDSRYGVDILSVREIKVWEKPTELPNSPEYMNGVINLRGVVIPIFDLKKRFGIGKISSDPKNVVIILATDDDKMIGILVDAVSDIIESRKEDIKDSPEMDTGIDDKFISGLIPGEESMTILLDTGVLFSHDEISDTYDTIKKQNAKRK; from the coding sequence ATGAATAATGACACAAGTACCGCTTTAGCAGAGGGCGCATCAAACGTTACCGAAGAAAATACTGACAATATACTAAAATTCCTTACTTTTACTATTGATGATAGCCGCTATGGCGTTGATATACTTTCAGTGCGTGAGATTAAAGTCTGGGAAAAGCCAACAGAATTGCCCAATTCTCCTGAATATATGAATGGCGTTATTAACCTACGCGGCGTTGTAATACCGATCTTTGATTTAAAAAAACGCTTTGGAATCGGTAAAATTTCTTCCGACCCCAAGAATGTAGTAATCATTCTGGCAACAGATGATGATAAGATGATAGGTATATTGGTAGATGCAGTTTCAGATATTATTGAATCGAGGAAAGAAGATATAAAGGACTCACCCGAAATGGATACCGGCATAGATGATAAATTTATAAGCGGTCTTATCCCCGGAGAAGAGTCTATGACGATCTTGTTAGATACAGGCGTTTTATTCAGTCATGATGAAATATCAGATACTTATGATACTATAAAGAAGCAGAACGCTAAAAGAAAATAA
- a CDS encoding methyl-accepting chemotaxis protein, with protein sequence MAEQINLLSLNATIEAARAGEAGKGFSVVASEVKNLANQTTKATEEISQQIGGMQNISTEVSEVLNTIKAAIDKVNEYSSGISAAVEEQSATTGEIARNMHTAAQGTQEVNDNISKITESATHANESSLQMLDASKMLSKEAEQLNSAVSLFLNEVRNG encoded by the coding sequence ATAGCCGAGCAAATAAACTTACTCTCTCTTAATGCAACTATTGAGGCCGCAAGGGCTGGCGAAGCCGGAAAAGGTTTTTCTGTTGTGGCGTCAGAAGTTAAAAACCTTGCCAATCAGACAACAAAAGCAACCGAAGAAATTTCTCAACAGATAGGCGGTATGCAAAATATTTCTACTGAAGTTTCCGAGGTCCTCAACACTATAAAAGCAGCTATAGACAAGGTTAATGAATATTCCAGTGGCATTTCTGCCGCAGTTGAAGAACAAAGTGCAACAACCGGTGAAATCGCCAGAAATATGCATACGGCAGCTCAAGGCACTCAGGAAGTAAATGATAATATTTCTAAGATAACCGAATCAGCCACTCATGCTAACGAATCATCCCTACAAATGCTGGATGCATCAAAGATGCTTTCTAAAGAAGCCGAACAGTTAAATTCAGCAGTATCATTATTTTTGAATGAAGTTAGGAATGGGTAA
- a CDS encoding helix-turn-helix transcriptional regulator, translating to MDSCKKVGQNIRKYRLDRGYSQEELAFESGLHRTYISSLERGKRNATIVVIGQVADALRIKPALLLEA from the coding sequence ATGGATTCATGCAAGAAAGTTGGACAGAATATACGTAAATATCGTCTTGATAGAGGGTACTCTCAGGAAGAGCTTGCCTTTGAGTCTGGCCTGCACCGTACATATATAAGCAGTCTTGAGCGCGGCAAGCGAAATGCAACTATTGTTGTAATAGGGCAGGTTGCGGATGCTTTGAGAATCAAGCCTGCATTGCTGTTAGAAGCCTAA
- a CDS encoding alginate export family protein, which yields MKKLLTYVLLGASALATGTVTAHAGDVKSDSANAKQFASLHEALKASTPYFDARYRYESAKQDTKKDSNASTLRTRLGIKTGEFYKTYAVVEAENISRIGSGEYYDTVNGKSSYTKIVDPDGSEINQAYLNYTPIPDTEIRVGRQAVNLDNERFVSSAEWRQNNQTLDAIGITNNSIKDLTLYYNYTNNVNRVTGEDASNGDWDSNIHMFNAKYSPLKYLIVTAYGYLLDIEDSTADSSQTFGGSVGGKYPINDDLKLLYHAEYAAQSDYGDNTNNYDANYWHVSPGLYWKGLEVKLGYEVLESDRGTAATAFRTPLGNIYELNGLTNKFTDTPAGGLEDSYVKVSYKIKGIHDYVDDTKIELGYHDFDAQKSGVNDYGHEWNAIIKRQFLEHYEVKLKYASFEAETNGGQKDTEKFSVQFGIKF from the coding sequence ATGAAAAAACTTCTTACATATGTTTTGCTGGGAGCATCAGCACTAGCAACTGGCACTGTTACTGCGCATGCGGGTGATGTAAAATCAGATAGTGCGAATGCAAAGCAATTTGCAAGTTTACATGAGGCGTTAAAGGCAAGTACACCTTATTTTGATGCTCGCTATCGCTATGAATCAGCAAAACAAGATACCAAGAAGGATTCTAATGCGTCTACACTCAGAACAAGATTAGGGATAAAAACTGGTGAATTTTATAAAACATATGCCGTAGTTGAAGCTGAAAATATCAGCCGCATTGGAAGTGGCGAGTATTATGATACTGTGAATGGTAAATCAAGTTACACAAAAATTGTTGATCCTGACGGCTCTGAAATTAATCAGGCTTATTTGAATTACACCCCTATTCCAGACACTGAAATTCGTGTCGGACGGCAAGCCGTTAATCTTGATAATGAACGCTTTGTCAGTTCTGCCGAATGGCGTCAGAATAACCAGACTTTAGATGCTATTGGTATCACAAACAATTCAATAAAAGACCTTACCCTTTACTATAATTATACAAATAATGTGAACCGCGTTACCGGAGAGGATGCAAGCAATGGTGATTGGGATTCAAATATTCATATGTTTAATGCTAAATATTCACCTCTCAAATATTTAATTGTCACCGCATATGGGTATTTACTTGATATTGAAGATAGCACAGCAGATTCATCCCAGACTTTTGGTGGAAGCGTCGGTGGTAAATATCCAATAAATGATGATTTAAAATTACTTTATCACGCTGAATATGCAGCTCAAAGTGACTATGGCGATAACACAAATAATTATGATGCAAATTATTGGCATGTTAGTCCGGGATTATACTGGAAAGGCCTGGAAGTAAAGTTAGGTTATGAGGTTCTGGAAAGTGACCGCGGAACTGCGGCAACTGCATTCCGCACTCCTCTTGGCAATATTTATGAATTAAATGGGCTAACAAATAAATTTACAGATACCCCCGCTGGAGGATTAGAAGACTCTTATGTAAAAGTTAGCTACAAAATAAAAGGCATTCACGATTATGTTGATGATACTAAAATTGAGCTTGGGTATCATGATTTTGATGCTCAGAAAAGCGGTGTTAATGATTATGGGCATGAGTGGAATGCTATAATTAAAAGGCAGTTCTTAGAGCATTACGAAGTGAAACTAAAATACGCAAGTTTTGAAGCTGAAACAAATGGCGGACAAAAAGATACAGAAAAATTTTCCGTACAGTTTGGCATTAAATTTTAA
- the rlmB gene encoding 23S rRNA (guanosine(2251)-2'-O)-methyltransferase RlmB — translation MSKNNNILLYGLHACRAALNNPKRKIKRIFTTERAAGEIQLSHKHPTPKIIPMRDFDKILPKDAVHQGIAVETENLPESGIKDIIDCTIIIALDQVTDPHNVGAIMRSCIAFGAEAVLFAKDNVPSFSGALAKSASGALEEIKCCKVTNLARTLELLKKEGYWIAGLDGNTKTDIDKANLSGKTVLVMGSEGKGLRKITRNACDLLVRLPISDKVESLNVSNAAAIALYEISRKNR, via the coding sequence ATGTCTAAAAACAACAATATACTACTTTACGGTTTACATGCCTGCCGTGCGGCACTTAACAACCCTAAAAGAAAGATAAAACGGATATTTACCACTGAAAGAGCCGCCGGGGAAATTCAGTTGAGCCATAAGCACCCTACTCCTAAAATAATCCCCATGCGTGATTTTGATAAAATATTGCCGAAAGATGCAGTGCATCAGGGGATTGCCGTTGAAACCGAGAATTTACCTGAATCGGGTATAAAGGATATTATCGATTGTACGATAATAATCGCACTGGATCAGGTTACCGACCCGCATAATGTGGGGGCGATAATGCGTTCCTGTATAGCATTCGGGGCAGAGGCGGTTTTATTTGCGAAGGATAATGTACCGTCTTTTTCAGGAGCATTGGCAAAATCCGCATCAGGTGCTCTTGAAGAAATCAAATGCTGTAAGGTAACTAACCTTGCAAGAACTCTTGAACTGCTCAAAAAGGAAGGATACTGGATAGCCGGACTGGACGGCAACACCAAAACCGATATCGATAAAGCAAACCTTTCGGGCAAAACTGTTCTTGTTATGGGATCGGAGGGCAAAGGCTTACGAAAAATAACACGCAACGCCTGTGACCTGCTTGTAAGATTGCCGATAAGTGATAAAGTAGAAAGCCTGAATGTTTCCAATGCGGCAGCTATAGCTTTATACGAAATATCAAGGAAGAACAGATGA
- a CDS encoding fused response regulator/phosphatase → MQGTIKPNIIDKVKILIVDDDKFQRMVLRQIMTDCKFSNIEEAVDGEEGLNKILTWKPDLVFLDINMPKMNGLEVSQKIKASDLHNDVIIIMQTAVDKAEFKAEAFDAGITDFITKPLNEREVVSRVRAHLERKIFKDEVDRDYKRIQEELHEASILQKVLLPQEEVLNDIRQTQKLDIAQYYQSSSELGGDYISVHKLSDTRTAILIADVSGHGITASLYAFVLHTVIESQIKNYLAPGKILEEVNKRLCPLLVSGKFATLFLGIIDTERSVLQYAAAAAPTPLLFSGDKIIKIETKGYLLGTQKDATYETNQLPFNRDNILCLYSDAMTESPDKNGNVLSEDDLAKQIAGNLSKNAEDILKHTLSEFFMNHGQVVSDDLSFLVCKHL, encoded by the coding sequence ATGCAAGGCACAATTAAACCAAATATTATTGATAAGGTTAAGATTCTTATTGTTGATGACGATAAGTTTCAGCGGATGGTGCTGCGTCAAATTATGACCGATTGTAAATTTTCCAATATAGAAGAAGCAGTGGATGGAGAGGAAGGTTTGAATAAAATCCTGACATGGAAACCTGACCTGGTATTTCTGGATATAAACATGCCAAAAATGAATGGCCTTGAGGTTAGTCAAAAAATAAAAGCAAGTGACCTGCATAACGATGTAATTATTATTATGCAAACCGCTGTTGACAAGGCCGAGTTTAAAGCAGAAGCATTTGACGCTGGCATTACGGATTTTATTACCAAACCTTTAAATGAAAGAGAAGTAGTGTCAAGGGTTAGGGCGCATTTAGAGCGCAAAATATTTAAAGATGAGGTAGATAGGGATTATAAGCGAATACAGGAAGAATTACATGAGGCATCAATTCTGCAAAAGGTTTTATTACCTCAGGAAGAGGTTCTAAACGATATCCGTCAAACACAAAAATTAGATATTGCTCAATATTACCAGTCAAGTTCAGAACTTGGCGGAGATTATATATCGGTTCATAAATTATCTGATACCAGAACCGCTATATTAATTGCCGATGTTTCAGGACATGGAATTACCGCATCATTATACGCATTCGTATTGCATACCGTAATTGAAAGTCAGATTAAAAATTATTTAGCTCCGGGAAAAATACTTGAAGAAGTAAATAAAAGGCTATGTCCGCTTTTAGTGTCAGGAAAATTTGCTACATTGTTCCTTGGTATAATAGATACTGAAAGGTCGGTATTACAATATGCCGCCGCCGCCGCGCCAACCCCATTATTATTTTCCGGAGACAAAATAATTAAAATTGAGACCAAAGGCTACCTGCTTGGGACTCAGAAAGATGCAACATACGAAACAAATCAGTTGCCCTTCAATCGAGACAATATTCTTTGTCTTTATAGTGATGCAATGACCGAAAGCCCTGATAAAAATGGTAACGTGCTTTCTGAAGATGATCTTGCAAAACAGATCGCCGGAAATTTATCCAAGAATGCCGAAGATATTTTAAAACACACTTTATCGGAATTTTTTATGAACCATGGTCAAGTAGTCTCAGATGATTTATCATTTTTAGTATGTAAACATCTATGA
- a CDS encoding exonuclease domain-containing protein: protein MDELQLYFNPEGKKSDIGAYKAHRISSKFLKDKPVFKNKAEQIEEFIGNNTVVGHNVSFDINFLNAEFERAGRAYRVKHENSIDTKDVAKESELKLASYKLDSICQKLGINLNERKEKGHGALLDAKLTAQVYFVLSNKLEQEDKYYNLGDKRTIAEDFDTPPPAKRNKVLDKILLEGKSGLNDLDELKSLPRRSLRIENKKVGFQL from the coding sequence ATTGATGAATTACAATTATATTTTAATCCTGAGGGAAAGAAATCAGATATTGGGGCGTATAAGGCGCATAGAATAAGCAGTAAATTTCTAAAAGATAAGCCTGTTTTTAAAAACAAAGCCGAACAAATAGAAGAATTCATAGGAAACAATACTGTTGTTGGTCATAATGTATCTTTTGATATCAATTTTTTAAATGCCGAATTTGAAAGAGCGGGCAGGGCTTATCGGGTAAAACATGAAAACTCTATAGATACAAAAGATGTGGCAAAAGAATCCGAACTGAAACTTGCATCGTATAAACTGGACTCCATTTGCCAAAAGTTGGGCATAAATCTAAATGAAAGAAAGGAAAAAGGACATGGGGCATTGCTTGACGCTAAATTAACTGCACAAGTATATTTTGTGTTAAGTAATAAGTTAGAACAAGAAGATAAATATTACAACTTAGGAGATAAAAGGACTATCGCCGAAGATTTTGACACCCCCCCACCTGCAAAAAGAAATAAAGTATTGGATAAAATTTTATTAGAAGGAAAAAGCGGTTTAAATGACTTAGATGAATTAAAGTCCTTACCCAGACGATCATTGCGAATTGAGAATAAAAAAGTGGGGTTTCAATTGTAG
- a CDS encoding response regulator, whose amino-acid sequence MKKEVYDSTNFLGSIKVLVADDDKLTVKLVNDTLKVFGVKKIMCACNGDVTKKEILEKKYDLIILDWKIGHVDGCNLVREIRYDDKAKNRFTPIILLTGKGTIEEVKHARDSGITEFLLKPFSVKKLREKLIEVVEHPRNFIISRNFVGPDRRRVKMPVKIDRRKKDS is encoded by the coding sequence ATGAAAAAAGAAGTTTATGATTCGACGAATTTTTTAGGCAGTATAAAAGTTCTGGTGGCTGACGATGATAAACTAACGGTCAAGCTGGTGAACGATACTTTAAAGGTATTCGGCGTAAAGAAAATCATGTGTGCATGTAACGGCGATGTAACTAAAAAAGAAATTCTAGAAAAAAAGTATGACCTTATAATACTTGATTGGAAAATAGGACATGTAGACGGCTGTAATCTGGTTAGGGAAATACGCTATGATGATAAAGCAAAAAACAGGTTTACACCTATAATATTGTTGACGGGAAAAGGAACTATAGAAGAAGTAAAGCATGCAAGGGATAGCGGAATTACCGAATTTCTGCTAAAGCCGTTCTCAGTGAAGAAATTAAGGGAGAAGCTGATTGAAGTTGTCGAACATCCAAGGAATTTCATAATTTCAAGGAACTTTGTCGGCCCTGACAGAAGAAGGGTCAAGATGCCTGTAAAAATAGATAGAAGGAAAAAGGATAGTTAG